Proteins from one Planctomyces sp. SH-PL62 genomic window:
- the dacB gene encoding D-alanyl-D-alanine carboxypeptidase/D-alanyl-D-alanine-endopeptidase — translation MQQAGITPKERNGRGRRRSARLGRLRQASALFMLAVAALAIGIDAAAARAQEAPKPSQEAPKSASAPATTATTRLEDRVKAVLENPTFRRAHWGILVVDSKTGETVYEKNPDELFGTASVAKLFSTAAAMVELGADHRFQTPVVRRGNVDDQGALHGDLILIAQGDPAMGGRTGPDGKLLFTDEDHIYTSGGKAGEVLVQCDPLAGLEHLARETRAAGIKKIDGEVIVDARLFERAPSSGSGPRLVSPIMINDNLIDVVVAPGKAAGDPATVTMTPGTGYVAVDAQVETVADGSPQIRIELVGPRRIKVRGRVPAGADSFVDNIEVDDPASFARTLLIESLRRHGVQVSASPLADNPESDLPPQATLASLPKVAEYTSPPFREFARVILKVSHNLHASTLPLLLAVRKGERTLAAGLKRQGEILKGLGLDPLDVSFGGGAGGMWADMTTPRAAVTLLKAMADRPDFGAYDAALPILGRDGTLAKAVPEDSPARGHAHAKTGTMFVTDALIGKRLMTSKALAGYLETAAGRPLVIAFFINNVILDSPDGKIPTTTDAGKLLGQLCEAFYLGDGLAPAAPAGSPAPAATPAGGK, via the coding sequence ATGCAGCAGGCCGGGATCACTCCGAAGGAACGCAACGGGCGGGGACGCAGGCGATCGGCGAGGCTCGGCAGGCTTCGCCAGGCCTCGGCCCTCTTCATGCTGGCGGTCGCCGCCCTGGCGATCGGAATCGACGCCGCCGCCGCCCGCGCCCAGGAAGCCCCGAAACCCTCGCAGGAGGCCCCCAAGTCGGCCTCCGCCCCGGCGACGACGGCGACGACGCGGCTGGAAGACCGGGTCAAGGCGGTGCTGGAGAATCCCACATTCCGGCGGGCCCACTGGGGGATCCTCGTCGTGGATTCGAAGACCGGCGAGACGGTCTATGAGAAGAATCCCGACGAGCTGTTCGGGACGGCCTCGGTGGCGAAGCTCTTCTCCACGGCCGCCGCGATGGTCGAGCTGGGCGCCGACCACCGCTTCCAGACCCCCGTGGTCCGGCGCGGGAACGTCGACGACCAGGGGGCGCTGCACGGCGACCTGATCCTGATCGCGCAGGGCGACCCGGCGATGGGGGGCCGCACCGGCCCCGACGGCAAGCTCCTGTTCACCGACGAGGATCATATCTACACCTCCGGCGGCAAGGCGGGCGAGGTGCTGGTCCAGTGCGACCCGCTGGCCGGGCTGGAGCACCTGGCTCGCGAGACGCGGGCGGCGGGGATCAAGAAGATCGACGGCGAGGTGATCGTCGACGCCCGCCTCTTCGAACGGGCGCCCAGCTCCGGGAGCGGGCCTCGCCTGGTCTCGCCGATCATGATCAACGACAACCTGATCGACGTGGTCGTCGCCCCCGGCAAGGCCGCCGGCGATCCCGCGACGGTGACGATGACCCCCGGGACGGGGTACGTCGCGGTCGACGCCCAGGTCGAGACCGTCGCCGACGGCTCCCCCCAGATCCGCATCGAGCTGGTCGGCCCGAGGCGGATCAAGGTCCGGGGCCGGGTCCCGGCGGGCGCCGATTCATTCGTCGACAACATCGAGGTCGACGATCCCGCGTCGTTCGCCCGGACCCTGCTGATCGAATCCCTGCGCCGGCACGGCGTCCAGGTCTCGGCCTCGCCGCTGGCCGACAACCCCGAGTCCGATCTCCCCCCCCAGGCGACCCTGGCGAGCCTCCCCAAGGTGGCCGAATACACCTCGCCGCCGTTCCGGGAGTTCGCCCGGGTGATCCTCAAGGTCAGCCACAACCTCCACGCCAGCACGTTGCCGCTGCTGCTGGCCGTCCGCAAGGGAGAGCGCACGCTCGCGGCCGGACTGAAGCGCCAGGGGGAGATCCTCAAAGGCCTGGGGCTCGACCCGCTCGACGTCTCGTTCGGCGGCGGGGCGGGAGGGATGTGGGCCGACATGACCACGCCCCGCGCCGCCGTGACGCTCCTGAAAGCCATGGCCGATCGGCCCGATTTCGGCGCGTACGACGCGGCGCTCCCCATCCTGGGCCGCGACGGCACGCTCGCCAAGGCCGTCCCCGAGGACAGCCCGGCGCGGGGCCACGCCCACGCCAAGACCGGCACCATGTTCGTCACCGACGCCCTGATCGGTAAGCGGCTGATGACCAGCAAGGCCCTCGCCGGCTACCTGGAGACGGCGGCCGGCCGGCCGCTCGTCATCGCCTTCTTCATCAACAACGTGATCCTGGACTCCCCGGACGGCAAGATCCCCACCACGACCGACGCGGGCAAGCTCCTGGGCCAGCTCTGCGAAGCCTTCTACCTCGGCGACGGCCTCGCCCCCGCCGCCCCGGCCGGATCCCCCGCCCCGGCCGCGACCCCCGCCGGCGGCAAGTGA
- a CDS encoding DUF1559 domain-containing protein has translation MSDFLSQFMTGSLKTRIPYVSRTDWHLFSRRSGYTLVELLVVVGIIGLVASITIPAVQAAREAARRATCGNNLRQLGLALHGYNATYSVFPSACGMPNFEGLNPYYMKQYSVLTQVLPNLDERALYDQLNFDASVEDYYLEPPPDGLGSNPNFTVMSTRLGVALCPSDAGGGASGWGGGVNYRVNLGIDRWPTLLDSPFNGPIMSYRCSPPSATSDGLSQTIMLGEKLRGTAGGARPNPRTAMFKGGAGLPFSAEESLSKCRDRRDAASGFYTTSGLSWFIGTLGHTCYNHVISPNAPDPDCVLPSGNPISGLIGARSNHPSGVQAMMADGSVRFMSSSIQPNVWRALGTRGANDIASGEGQHQ, from the coding sequence ATGTCTGACTTTTTGAGCCAATTTATGACGGGCTCTTTAAAGACCCGGATTCCTTATGTAAGTCGAACCGACTGGCACTTGTTTAGTCGTCGCTCGGGCTATACCCTCGTCGAACTGCTCGTCGTCGTCGGCATCATTGGCCTTGTTGCATCGATCACCATACCCGCTGTCCAGGCTGCTCGGGAAGCCGCCAGGCGAGCGACGTGCGGCAATAACTTGAGGCAGCTCGGCCTTGCATTACACGGATACAATGCAACGTACTCCGTTTTCCCTTCCGCGTGCGGGATGCCCAATTTCGAGGGCCTCAATCCCTATTACATGAAACAGTATTCAGTTCTCACGCAGGTGCTTCCGAACCTGGACGAACGAGCTCTGTACGACCAGCTTAATTTCGACGCTTCCGTCGAAGACTACTACCTCGAACCACCGCCCGATGGACTTGGATCGAACCCCAACTTCACGGTCATGTCCACACGTTTGGGCGTCGCGCTCTGCCCGTCGGACGCCGGGGGCGGCGCGTCCGGCTGGGGCGGCGGAGTGAATTATCGGGTCAATCTCGGCATCGACCGCTGGCCGACGCTCCTGGACTCGCCTTTCAACGGGCCGATCATGAGCTATCGCTGTTCGCCGCCCTCCGCGACGTCCGACGGGTTGAGCCAGACGATCATGCTGGGCGAGAAGCTGAGGGGGACCGCGGGCGGAGCCAGGCCGAACCCCAGGACGGCCATGTTCAAGGGAGGAGCCGGTCTACCGTTCAGCGCCGAGGAATCGTTGAGCAAATGCCGCGACCGACGAGATGCGGCAAGCGGTTTCTACACGACGTCGGGGCTGAGTTGGTTCATCGGCACGCTTGGACATACCTGCTACAACCACGTCATCTCGCCGAACGCCCCAGATCCGGACTGTGTGCTGCCGTCGGGAAACCCAATCAGCGGACTGATCGGAGCGAGGAGCAACCATCCTTCCGGCGTCCAGGCGATGATGGCCGACGGCTCCGTGAGATTCATGTCCAGTTCTATACAACCGAACGTATGGCGGGCGTTAGGCACTCGTGGCGCCAACGATATCGCATCTGGAGAAGGGCAGCATCAATGA
- a CDS encoding DUF1573 domain-containing protein codes for MAGVRHSWRQRYRIWRRAASMIQPTRLRVMLFLTAAAATALSFALNRFSPQEHASAFSVAPNSQRMIAPEGNRTIVAFYRVSNSGSRPLTFGRTSTTCGCSLASISPKCIKPGEEAVITIQGTPPPSGEKTVRAEVQTDDPNGKSVILDLTMVGNAAPPFVAKDSGPVHFGEVFERPARQTFWIVATENAKDAPWLSVPQSSQELSLDGGMVEEKIVGDLAFRKYEFSVDLEVPDSPGTYAGVVKFSPPGQPPHEVKVQAVFRSAVFAIPPVLYASSAPGEPSPEFVVRLKSLNEGFSLSVKPPKNSGDSLEVRPLAGEDDSAFRVLWRGSSSETTTRRLVFTTNHPKMPEVVVPLTIKGTGITASR; via the coding sequence ATGGCGGGCGTTAGGCACTCGTGGCGCCAACGATATCGCATCTGGAGAAGGGCAGCATCAATGATTCAGCCGACGCGCCTCCGAGTCATGCTCTTCTTGACCGCGGCAGCAGCGACCGCCTTGTCGTTCGCACTGAACCGTTTCAGCCCGCAGGAGCATGCTTCCGCCTTTTCAGTGGCACCAAACTCGCAACGCATGATCGCCCCCGAAGGGAATCGAACGATCGTCGCCTTCTACAGGGTCTCAAATTCGGGATCGCGGCCACTGACCTTCGGGCGAACCTCCACCACCTGCGGCTGTAGCCTGGCGTCCATCTCGCCCAAATGCATCAAGCCCGGAGAAGAGGCCGTGATAACCATTCAAGGCACTCCTCCTCCAAGCGGCGAGAAGACCGTGAGGGCTGAGGTCCAGACAGATGACCCGAACGGGAAATCGGTGATTCTGGACCTCACGATGGTCGGCAACGCCGCGCCGCCTTTCGTTGCCAAGGACTCGGGTCCGGTCCACTTCGGCGAGGTGTTCGAGAGACCGGCTCGGCAAACATTCTGGATCGTGGCTACGGAGAATGCAAAAGATGCTCCCTGGCTTTCGGTCCCCCAATCCTCCCAGGAACTCTCTCTCGATGGTGGAATGGTCGAGGAAAAGATTGTAGGTGACCTGGCTTTTAGGAAATATGAGTTTTCGGTCGATCTGGAGGTTCCGGACTCGCCGGGTACTTACGCGGGCGTCGTCAAGTTCAGCCCTCCCGGGCAACCGCCCCACGAGGTGAAGGTGCAGGCGGTGTTCCGGTCGGCCGTTTTCGCCATACCGCCCGTCCTCTACGCGAGTTCCGCACCGGGAGAGCCTTCTCCTGAGTTCGTCGTCCGGCTCAAATCGCTGAATGAGGGTTTTAGCCTGAGCGTGAAGCCTCCGAAGAATTCGGGCGATTCTCTTGAGGTGAGGCCCCTAGCCGGAGAGGACGACTCAGCTTTTCGGGTCTTGTGGCGAGGCTCTTCAAGCGAGACAACGACACGTCGCCTGGTGTTCACCACGAATCACCCAAAAATGCCGGAGGTCGTCGTTCCCCTGACTATTAAAGGAACGGGGATAACCGCGTCGCGTTAA
- a CDS encoding mechanosensitive ion channel domain-containing protein: protein MLGLRSLLMGVLWASAWPLYLAATAQVARLGPWPKATGVLAATILEAAAIGLFARGLGSWFFKPGGWCERYLDTPPSVTRQFRGAGRLLIIAAMALLVPIHLFANGEIAHQGNAVTAPALSRFLFLAFELVVLASLVYHLRPNSALMIWINPDVELEPEAEAGTAAPAAMVVVTRQPFGTVGEAWVTWCLRRARAIARLIVAFGVVVVILDFCGYSFAAGRLALGGVESLVVFMLSWAIHRVVARLIAWRLRVDSRTNRVWASIAAFWISRSKGAHAAATAPGSKPADAEDWTLVAARTSTFTIILLALAMLGWIWGIDPTLMDFLAKQHIWTDAEGGSVVLGDLATSMVAVVLGGLAWRYMAGLFAFTLFRRLPDDPGVRFAVVTLCRYATLALTVVVALQAVHLKLSQISFLLAALGVGLGFGLQEVVSNFICGLILLLERPIRIGDVVSVAGTTGKVDRINTRSTTIINGDNQCMIVPNRELITGRLVNWTHKDKIMRVGVRVVVSHDSDVETVTSLLLTIARSDFDVLSKPAPSALLDELGESGLVFSLSVYVADPGLMGGAKHRICKAIRERFAQNKIALASPIREVALTGVPEELTRLIGGRRLRGDEPESAPPTPHRAEARASVEA, encoded by the coding sequence ATGCTTGGTCTGCGATCCTTGCTGATGGGCGTGCTCTGGGCTTCGGCGTGGCCCCTCTACCTGGCGGCGACGGCCCAGGTCGCGCGGCTCGGCCCCTGGCCGAAGGCGACCGGCGTCCTGGCCGCGACGATCCTCGAAGCGGCGGCCATCGGCCTGTTCGCGCGGGGGCTGGGGAGCTGGTTCTTCAAGCCCGGCGGCTGGTGCGAGCGCTATCTCGACACGCCCCCCAGCGTGACCCGGCAGTTTCGGGGCGCCGGCCGGCTGCTGATCATCGCGGCGATGGCGCTCCTGGTGCCGATCCACCTGTTCGCCAACGGCGAGATCGCGCATCAGGGGAACGCCGTGACGGCCCCGGCCCTCTCGCGGTTCCTGTTCCTGGCCTTCGAGCTGGTCGTGCTGGCCTCGCTCGTCTATCACCTCCGGCCGAACTCGGCGCTGATGATCTGGATCAACCCGGACGTCGAGCTCGAACCCGAGGCGGAAGCCGGGACCGCCGCCCCCGCGGCGATGGTCGTCGTCACGCGGCAGCCGTTCGGGACGGTCGGCGAGGCCTGGGTGACATGGTGCCTGCGCCGGGCGCGGGCGATCGCGCGGCTGATCGTGGCGTTCGGCGTGGTTGTGGTGATCCTGGATTTCTGCGGCTACAGCTTCGCGGCCGGTCGCCTGGCCCTGGGGGGGGTGGAGAGCCTGGTCGTCTTCATGCTCTCGTGGGCGATCCATCGGGTCGTCGCCCGGCTGATCGCCTGGCGGCTCCGGGTCGACTCCCGGACCAACCGCGTGTGGGCCTCGATCGCGGCCTTCTGGATCTCGCGCTCGAAGGGGGCGCACGCCGCCGCGACCGCGCCCGGCTCCAAGCCGGCCGACGCGGAGGACTGGACGCTCGTCGCCGCGCGGACCTCGACGTTCACGATCATCCTCCTGGCCCTGGCGATGCTGGGCTGGATCTGGGGCATCGACCCGACGCTGATGGACTTCCTGGCGAAGCAGCACATCTGGACCGACGCCGAGGGCGGGTCGGTCGTTCTGGGAGACCTCGCCACCTCGATGGTGGCGGTCGTGCTCGGCGGCCTGGCCTGGCGGTACATGGCCGGCCTGTTCGCGTTCACCCTCTTCCGCCGGCTCCCCGACGACCCGGGCGTCCGGTTCGCCGTCGTCACCCTCTGCCGCTACGCGACCCTCGCCCTCACCGTGGTCGTCGCCCTCCAGGCGGTCCACCTGAAGCTCTCGCAGATCAGCTTCCTCCTTGCGGCCCTCGGCGTGGGCCTGGGCTTCGGCCTCCAGGAAGTCGTCTCGAACTTCATCTGCGGGCTGATCCTGCTGCTGGAGCGGCCGATCCGCATCGGCGACGTCGTCTCGGTCGCCGGCACCACCGGCAAGGTGGACCGGATCAACACCCGCTCCACCACGATCATCAACGGCGACAACCAGTGCATGATCGTCCCCAACCGCGAGCTGATCACCGGCCGGCTCGTCAACTGGACGCACAAGGACAAGATCATGCGCGTCGGCGTCCGCGTGGTCGTCTCGCACGATTCGGACGTGGAGACGGTCACCTCGCTGCTCCTGACGATCGCCCGGAGCGACTTCGACGTCCTCTCCAAGCCCGCCCCCTCGGCCCTGCTGGACGAGCTGGGCGAGTCCGGCCTGGTCTTCAGCCTGTCCGTCTACGTCGCCGACCCCGGCCTGATGGGAGGCGCGAAGCACCGGATCTGCAAGGCGATCCGCGAGCGTTTCGCCCAGAACAAGATCGCGCTGGCCAGCCCGATCCGCGAGGTCGCCCTCACCGGCGTCCCCGAGGAGCTGACCCGCCTGATCGGCGGCCGTCGCCTCCGTGGCGACGAGCCCGAATCCGCCCCCCCGACCCCCCACCGCGCCGAGGCGAGGGCTTCCGTCGAGGCTTGA
- the uvrB gene encoding excinuclease ABC subunit UvrB translates to MSAYQLVSPYQPAGDQPQAIEQLVQGLREGRGAQTLMGVTGSGKTFTMANVIAQYGRPALVMSHNKTLAAQLYAEFKEFFPHNAVRYFVSYYDYYQPEAYIPQRDIYIEKDASINEEIERLRLASTSALVSRPDVVVVASVSCIYGLGSPDDYRKMMVRLQLGDVIDRDELLLKFVDIQYDRNDVSFERGRFRVRGDVVELWPAYEEFGYRIELFGDEVERMATIDPLTGTVVETHKDLYIYPAKHFVLPEERIQGAVDSIGKELEERLQQFKEQGKLLEAQRLSARTRYDMEMLLEVGYCSGIENYSRHLSGRNPGETPNTLLDFFPPDSLFILDESHVTLPQIRGMFAGDHSRKLTLVDHGFRLPSALDNRPLRIDEWEGKPSRRLFVSATPADYEVAASGGEVVEQVIRPTGLIDPIVRVEPARGQVPALLEEARKRAAKGERVLVTTLTKRLAEDLTRYLKEQGLRCKWLHSELDAIERVTILRELREGAFDVLVGVNLLREGLDLPEVSMVCILDADKEGFLRSETSLIQTIGRSARHVNAEVVLYADKITASMQRAMDETERRRVLQLAYNAEHGITPESIVKAIRKGIEEEIHARTVAREAVHRDEATDASEEYLSALELEMLEAAEKLEFERAAALRDKIHQLRSAQSGGPARPAPTPRARAPAPRRKPRPARARSGNEPARPDGPKRRPIRAARRRSGRASRGGGDRLAGRAGKKSWTREFGRLGTSPSALVDSPSRSRQTAARPLFRRVASPCLALLIVRRETSRIPPGSPCPPDASRRSPLPFATEALGRGSPPLFAATHLGQEPPTVPTRSRAMADAPPSTACRRVRRPKSGERLVRFAIVLLVGGAAATATSRVGAGPDVSSRQRQSVGAAGMWGPHSGSLLTEYYEAFLRDRDLARFRERVTARYTEETLCRVLASSPQVTARRGAVLALGVLGTFDGCNSLLGRALRDEDGVVRTMAERALWVIWFRADAPENNQALEDVRALIAAEQCDEAVDRATRLLSRAPRFAEAYNQRAIAYFKLGRFADSAEDCIKTLTINPYHVGALGGLAQCQLELDQPREALKTLRRGLKIQPHSEALNDHVRLLEARLESDGPR, encoded by the coding sequence ATGAGCGCATATCAGCTTGTCAGCCCTTATCAGCCGGCGGGCGACCAGCCGCAGGCGATCGAGCAACTCGTCCAGGGGCTTCGCGAGGGTCGGGGGGCGCAGACGTTGATGGGCGTCACCGGCTCGGGCAAGACGTTCACCATGGCGAACGTCATCGCCCAGTACGGCCGGCCGGCGCTGGTGATGTCGCACAACAAGACCCTGGCCGCCCAGCTCTACGCCGAGTTCAAGGAGTTCTTCCCCCATAACGCGGTCCGCTACTTCGTCAGCTATTACGACTATTACCAGCCCGAAGCCTACATCCCCCAGCGCGACATCTACATCGAGAAGGACGCCTCGATCAACGAGGAGATCGAGCGCCTCCGCCTGGCCTCCACCAGCGCCCTGGTGAGCCGTCCCGACGTGGTGGTGGTGGCGAGCGTGTCGTGCATCTACGGGTTGGGGTCGCCCGACGACTACCGCAAGATGATGGTCCGCCTGCAACTCGGCGACGTCATCGACCGCGACGAGCTGCTCCTGAAGTTCGTGGACATCCAGTACGACCGCAACGACGTCTCCTTCGAGCGCGGCCGGTTCCGCGTGCGGGGCGACGTGGTGGAGCTCTGGCCCGCCTACGAGGAGTTCGGCTACCGCATCGAGCTGTTCGGCGACGAGGTCGAGCGGATGGCCACGATCGACCCGCTGACCGGGACCGTCGTCGAGACCCATAAAGATCTCTACATCTACCCGGCCAAGCACTTCGTCCTCCCCGAGGAGCGCATCCAGGGCGCCGTCGACTCGATCGGCAAGGAGTTGGAGGAGCGGCTCCAGCAGTTCAAGGAGCAGGGCAAGCTGCTGGAGGCCCAGCGGCTCTCCGCCCGGACCCGGTACGACATGGAGATGCTCCTGGAGGTCGGCTACTGCTCCGGGATCGAGAACTACTCGCGGCACCTCTCGGGCCGGAATCCGGGCGAGACGCCGAACACGCTTTTGGACTTCTTCCCGCCCGACAGCCTGTTCATCCTGGACGAATCGCACGTCACCCTGCCCCAGATCCGGGGCATGTTCGCCGGCGACCACAGCCGCAAGCTGACGCTCGTCGACCACGGCTTCCGGCTCCCCAGCGCGCTGGACAACCGCCCCTTGCGGATCGACGAGTGGGAGGGGAAGCCGTCGCGACGGCTGTTCGTCTCGGCCACGCCGGCCGACTACGAGGTCGCGGCGTCCGGCGGCGAGGTCGTCGAGCAGGTCATCCGCCCCACCGGCCTGATCGACCCGATCGTCCGCGTCGAGCCGGCCCGGGGCCAGGTCCCGGCGCTGCTGGAAGAGGCCAGGAAGCGGGCCGCCAAGGGGGAGCGGGTGCTCGTCACCACCCTGACCAAGCGGCTGGCCGAGGACCTCACGCGATACCTGAAGGAGCAGGGCCTGCGCTGCAAGTGGCTGCACTCGGAGCTGGACGCCATCGAGCGGGTGACGATCCTCCGCGAGCTTCGCGAGGGGGCCTTCGACGTCCTGGTCGGCGTCAACCTGTTGCGCGAGGGGCTGGACCTGCCCGAGGTGTCGATGGTCTGCATCCTCGACGCCGACAAGGAGGGGTTCCTCCGCAGCGAGACCTCGCTGATCCAGACGATCGGTCGATCCGCCCGGCACGTCAACGCCGAGGTCGTCCTCTACGCCGACAAGATCACCGCCTCGATGCAGCGGGCGATGGACGAGACCGAGCGGCGTCGGGTGCTCCAGCTCGCCTACAACGCCGAGCACGGCATCACGCCGGAATCGATCGTCAAGGCGATCCGCAAGGGGATCGAGGAGGAGATCCACGCCCGGACCGTCGCCCGCGAGGCCGTCCACCGCGACGAGGCGACCGACGCCAGCGAGGAATACCTCTCCGCCCTGGAACTGGAGATGCTCGAAGCCGCCGAGAAGCTGGAATTCGAACGCGCCGCCGCCCTCCGCGACAAGATCCACCAGCTCCGATCCGCCCAGTCCGGCGGCCCCGCCCGCCCCGCCCCCACCCCCAGGGCCAGAGCGCCCGCGCCAAGGCGAAAGCCAAGGCCCGCGCGGGCAAGAAGCGGCAATGAGCCCGCGAGGCCGGACGGGCCGAAACGACGGCCGATCCGGGCGGCGCGACGACGGTCCGGGCGGGCCTCGCGAGGCGGCGGCGATCGCCTCGCCGGGAGGGCGGGGAAAAAATCGTGGACGAGGGAATTCGGACGTCTTGGTACGAGTCCCTCGGCGCTGGTAGACTCGCCGTCAAGATCACGCCAAACCGCCGCGCGGCCCCTTTTCCGCCGCGTTGCGTCGCCTTGCCTCGCCTTGCTAATCGTACGGAGAGAGACGTCCAGGATTCCGCCCGGCTCGCCTTGTCCGCCTGATGCGTCCCGACGGAGCCCTCTCCCATTCGCCACGGAGGCGTTGGGGCGGGGTTCCCCCCCATTGTTCGCCGCGACGCATCTCGGGCAAGAGCCGCCGACCGTTCCGACCAGGAGTCGCGCCATGGCCGACGCCCCCCCCTCGACGGCCTGCCGTCGTGTTCGTCGTCCGAAATCGGGCGAGCGTCTGGTTCGTTTCGCGATCGTGCTGCTGGTGGGAGGGGCCGCCGCGACGGCAACGTCGCGGGTCGGTGCGGGGCCGGACGTCTCGTCGCGACAACGTCAATCGGTGGGAGCCGCCGGCATGTGGGGACCTCATTCCGGGTCGTTGCTGACCGAATACTACGAAGCGTTCCTGCGCGATCGCGACCTCGCCCGCTTCCGCGAGCGGGTCACGGCCCGATACACGGAGGAAACGCTCTGCCGGGTCCTGGCGTCGTCGCCCCAGGTGACGGCCAGGCGCGGGGCCGTGCTCGCCCTGGGGGTGCTCGGCACCTTCGACGGCTGCAATTCCCTGCTCGGCCGCGCCCTCCGCGACGAGGACGGCGTCGTCCGCACGATGGCCGAGCGCGCCCTGTGGGTCATCTGGTTCCGGGCCGACGCCCCCGAGAACAACCAGGCCCTGGAGGACGTCCGCGCCCTGATCGCCGCCGAGCAATGCGACGAGGCCGTCGACCGGGCCACCCGGCTCCTGAGCCGCGCCCCCCGCTTCGCCGAAGCCTACAACCAGCGCGCCATCGCCTACTTCAAGCTGGGCCGCTTCGCCGACAGCGCCGAGGACTGCATCAAGACCCTGACCATCAACCCCTACCACGTCGGCGCCCTGGGGGGCCTGGCCCAGTGCCAGCTCGAACTCGACCAGCCCCGCGAGGCCCTCAAGACGCTTCGCCGCGGCCTCAAGATCCAGCCCCATAGCGAGGCGCTCAACGACCACGTCCGGCTGCTCGAAGCCCGGCTCGAATCCGACGGCCCCCGCTGA
- a CDS encoding IS5 family transposase codes for MAASRMPDAFFDLAAHHLPPERTANPSGGRPPIDNRSIVRALWFVLTTGCRWEDVPGELGCSGRSAHRFLQLWEEMGCWDRLHADLLRLLHQADKLDPDLVIVDAVMVRAFGGGASTGPSPVDRRKKGTKHTLLVDRHGAPLAIRTAGANASDHRQIIPLVMDFPRVGGKPGRPKELPDELYADRGYDSDGTRRLLAWLGIEPQIARRKTPHGSGLGKIRWVVERTIAWLKGLRRMRIRYDRSPVLQDAWNTLAVCVICFRLLHDGDT; via the coding sequence ATGGCCGCTTCCCGGATGCCGGATGCGTTCTTCGATCTGGCGGCACATCACCTCCCGCCCGAGCGAACCGCCAACCCCTCCGGCGGGCGACCGCCGATCGACAATCGAAGCATCGTCAGAGCACTGTGGTTCGTCCTGACCACCGGCTGCCGCTGGGAAGACGTGCCGGGCGAGTTGGGCTGCTCGGGCCGCTCCGCCCACCGCTTCCTCCAACTCTGGGAGGAGATGGGCTGCTGGGACCGCCTCCACGCCGACCTGCTCCGCTTGCTTCATCAAGCCGACAAGCTCGACCCCGACCTGGTCATCGTCGACGCCGTCATGGTGAGGGCCTTCGGCGGCGGTGCGTCGACCGGGCCCAGCCCCGTGGACCGCAGGAAAAAGGGCACGAAACACACGTTGCTGGTCGACCGGCACGGGGCGCCGCTGGCCATCCGGACGGCCGGGGCCAACGCCAGCGATCATAGGCAGATCATCCCGCTGGTGATGGATTTCCCGAGGGTCGGCGGCAAGCCGGGCCGCCCGAAGGAGTTGCCCGACGAGCTGTACGCCGACCGGGGCTATGACAGCGACGGCACCCGCCGATTGCTGGCCTGGCTGGGGATCGAGCCGCAGATCGCCCGGAGGAAGACCCCGCACGGCAGCGGGTTGGGCAAGATCCGCTGGGTGGTGGAAAGGACCATCGCCTGGCTCAAGGGGCTGAGGCGTATGCGTATCCGCTACGACCGCTCGCCCGTCCTTCAGGATGCCTGGAACACCCTGGCGGTGTGCGTGATCTGCTTTCGCCTCCTGCATGACGGTGACACCTAA